Proteins co-encoded in one Coregonus clupeaformis isolate EN_2021a chromosome 17, ASM2061545v1, whole genome shotgun sequence genomic window:
- the anxa14 gene encoding annexin A2 isoform X1 has protein sequence MDIEYLPSYNMSWGTLGTIRPFPYFHAKRDALDIQAALEQKDAVTLIKILTNRNNAQRQIIAQTFKTITEKELSSGLKKALSGELENLLLALVMTPLQFDAYRLRQSMEGIGTDEEGLLEILCTRSPKVLANITSTYKEQYNKDLETDLKGETSGDFAKLVVALLKKEKGGGVVQRDTEALSEAINQAKADPGPWITILTTRDSEHLNQVFVNLESEKHEPVDEAIEKAFSGDVRLGLKTLVRCIQSPNLYLAQRLETMKAAIVQGVMVSHSEEDLLCVRVAYLRQTGTSLYTALQKQFKGDHLQALLAICRSED, from the exons ATGGACATTGAGTACTTGCCATCATAT AATATGTCCTGGGGTACCTTGGGTACTATAAGGCCCTTCCCTTACTTCCATGCTAAGAGAGATGCTCTGGACATTCAGGCTGCCCTGGAACAGAAAG ATGCAGTTACTCTGATAAAAATCCTGACCAACCGCAACAATGCTCAAAGACAAATCATCGCTCAGACCTTCAAAACCATCACAGAGAAG GAGTTGTCCTCTGGGCTGAAGAAGGCCCTGTCTGGGGAGTTGGAGAATTTGCTGTTGGCCTTGGTGATGACCCCACTGCAGTTCGATGCTTACCGTCTGAGACAATCCATGGAG GGCATTGGTACAGATGAGGAGGGTTTGCTAGAGATTCTGTGCACCAGGTCACCCAAGGTGCTTGCCAACATCACCTCTACCTACAAGGAGC AGTATAATAAGGATCTAGAGACGGACCTGAAGGGTGAGACCAGTGGGGACTTTGCCAAACTCGTCGTGGCCTTACTCAAG AAGGAAAAGGGAGGAGGTGTGGTGCAAAGAGACACAGAG GCTCTCTCTGAAGCTATCAATCAGGCAAAGGCAGATCCTGGACCATGGATCACCATTCTGACGACCAGAGACTCTGAACATCTtaaccaag TGTTCGTCAATTTGGAGAGTGAGAAGCATGAGCCAGTGGATGAAGCAATAGAGAAAGCATTCAGTGGAGATGTGAGACTTGGGCTGAAAACACTGG TGCGTTGCATACAGAGCCCAAACCTCTACCTGGCTCAAAGACTCGAGACCATGAAG GCAGCCATAGTCCAGGGGGTGATGGTGTCCCACAGTGAGGAGGATCTGCTGTGTGTGAGAGTTGCTTATCTCAGACAGACAGGCACCTCACTCTACACAGCCctacag aaacaATTCAAAGGAGATCACCTACAAGCATTGCTGGCTATCTGTCGATCTGAAGACTAA
- the anxa14 gene encoding annexin A2 isoform X2: MDIEYLPSYNMSWGTLGTIRPFPYFHAKRDALDIQAALEQKDAVTLIKILTNRNNAQRQIIAQTFKTITEKELSSGLKKALSGELENLLLALVMTPLQFDAYRLRQSMEGIGTDEEGLLEILCTRSPKVLANITSTYKEQYNKDLETDLKGETSGDFAKLVVALLKKEKGGGVVQRDTEALSEAINQAKADPGPWITILTTRDSEHLNQVRCIQSPNLYLAQRLETMKAAIVQGVMVSHSEEDLLCVRVAYLRQTGTSLYTALQKQFKGDHLQALLAICRSED; this comes from the exons ATGGACATTGAGTACTTGCCATCATAT AATATGTCCTGGGGTACCTTGGGTACTATAAGGCCCTTCCCTTACTTCCATGCTAAGAGAGATGCTCTGGACATTCAGGCTGCCCTGGAACAGAAAG ATGCAGTTACTCTGATAAAAATCCTGACCAACCGCAACAATGCTCAAAGACAAATCATCGCTCAGACCTTCAAAACCATCACAGAGAAG GAGTTGTCCTCTGGGCTGAAGAAGGCCCTGTCTGGGGAGTTGGAGAATTTGCTGTTGGCCTTGGTGATGACCCCACTGCAGTTCGATGCTTACCGTCTGAGACAATCCATGGAG GGCATTGGTACAGATGAGGAGGGTTTGCTAGAGATTCTGTGCACCAGGTCACCCAAGGTGCTTGCCAACATCACCTCTACCTACAAGGAGC AGTATAATAAGGATCTAGAGACGGACCTGAAGGGTGAGACCAGTGGGGACTTTGCCAAACTCGTCGTGGCCTTACTCAAG AAGGAAAAGGGAGGAGGTGTGGTGCAAAGAGACACAGAG GCTCTCTCTGAAGCTATCAATCAGGCAAAGGCAGATCCTGGACCATGGATCACCATTCTGACGACCAGAGACTCTGAACATCTtaaccaag TGCGTTGCATACAGAGCCCAAACCTCTACCTGGCTCAAAGACTCGAGACCATGAAG GCAGCCATAGTCCAGGGGGTGATGGTGTCCCACAGTGAGGAGGATCTGCTGTGTGTGAGAGTTGCTTATCTCAGACAGACAGGCACCTCACTCTACACAGCCctacag aaacaATTCAAAGGAGATCACCTACAAGCATTGCTGGCTATCTGTCGATCTGAAGACTAA